The Magnetospirillum sp. 15-1 DNA window CATGGGTGGCCTGTTGTCCGGCTGCGCCGCCACCGTGGTGGGGGCCGGCGCCACCGCCGGCGTGGCCGCCGCCGAGGAGCGCGGCATCGACGGCGCCATCGACGATCTGAAAATCAGGACTGAAATCAATAATTTATGGTTCCAGAAGGATGTGGAGATGTACCGCAAGGTCACGCTCAACATCTCGGAAGGCCGGGTGATGCTGACCGGCATGGTCGCCACCGAGCAGGCCCGCGCCGACGCGGTGCGCCTGTCCTGGCAGGTGGGCGGCGTCAAGGAGGTGCTGAACGAGATCCAGGTGGTGGCGGCCGGCGAATCCGGCTGGGATCAGGCCAACGACCTGTGGATTCAGAACAAGCTGAAGGCCCGGCTGCTCACCGACGGCGAGGTCAAGAACATCAACTACATCATCGATGTGACCGATTCGGTGGTCTACCTGCTGGGCATCGCCCAGAGCAGCACCGAGCTTGACCGGGTGATCGCCCATGCCCGCGACGTCAGCGGGGTCAAGCGGGTGATCAGCCATGTGCGCCTCAAGACCGATCCCCGGCGGAACGGCGGCTGATGACCGAGACCGCCGCCCGGGTCCGCGAACGCCTGACGGCCCTGGGCCGGGTGGACGACCGCGACCTGGACCCGGCGGAACCGGCCCTGCTGCTGGCCGCCCTGGGGCGGGCCGGCCGGGGGGCGCCCCTGGACATCGCCCCCTATCTGGCCCTGCTCGACGGCATGGCCGCCGAGTTGCGCGCCGAGGCGGGAGAGTGCGACCATGCCCAGGCCCTGGCCCTGCGGCTGTTCCACCTGCTGGGACGCCGCCACCGCTTCCACGGCGATGACGGCGAGGACGAGGAATTGGGCGACCTCGACCTGCTGACCGTCATGGACCGCCGTCGGGGCGGCAACGACGCCATCGGCCTGCTGGCCCTGGCCGTCACCCGTCGTGCCGGCATGGTGGCCGAGGGATTGGCCTTTCCCGCCCATTTCCTGCTGCGCCTGGGCCTTGACGACGGCAGCCGGGTGATCGTCGATCCCCTGGGCGGCGGCCAGGCGCTGGCCCCGCCCGATCTGCGGGCCATGCTCAAGGCCGCCGCTGGCCTGGAGGCGGAACTGGAACCCGCCCATTACGCGGCCATGAGCAACCGCGACCTGCTGCTGCGCCTGGGCAATGCCGCCAAGCTGCGCCTGTTGCGCCTGGGCCATGTGGAGCGCGCCCTGGCCATGGTGGAATCCCTGCTGCTGGTGGCGCCCGACGCCGCCTTGCTGTGGCGCGAGGCCGGGCTGATGCACATGCGGCTCGACCACACCGCCCAGGCCATCGCGGCGCTGGAGCAATTCCTCAGCCGCACCCCCAGCGCCCAGGCCAAGGCCCGGACCCTGGCCCTGCTGGCCGAACTCAAGCGTCGAATGCACTAAAACAGAAGGACCCGATCATGAGCCTTGCCGTCGCCATCCAGATGGATCCCATCGAGTCCATCGACATCGATGCCGATTCCACCTTCGTGCTGGCGCTGGAGGCCGAAAAGCGGGGCCATACCCTGTTCCATTACCTACCGCGCGATCTGGCGCTGCGCAATGGCCGTGTCCTGGCCCGGGTGCGGCCGCTCTCAGTCCGCCGGGTCAGGGACGATCACTTCACCCTGGGCGAGGCCCGCACCGTCGATCTGGCCGGCATGGACGTGGTGCTGATGCGCCAGGACCCGCCCTTCGACATGGCCTATATCACCGCCACCCACCTGCTGGACCACATTCACCCCCGCACCCTGGTGGTCAACGACCCCACCCATGTGCGCAACGCCCCGGAAAAGCTGCTGGTCACCCATTTCGGCGGCCTGATGCCGCCGACCCTGATCACCTCGGACCGCGAGCAGATCATGGATTTCAGGGATGAGCACAAGGACATCATCGTCAAGCCGCTGTTCGGCAACGGCGGCGCCGGCGTCTTCCACCTGCTGCCCGGCGACGAAAACCTCAATTCCCTGCTGGAGATGTTCACCCAGCTCTACCGCGAGCCGGTGATGGTCCAGCGCTATCTGCCCGAGGTGCGCCAGGGCGACAAGCGCATCATCTTGGTGGACGGCGTGGCGGTGGGCGCCGTCAACCGCGTGCCGGCCGAGGGCGAGGCCCGCTCGAACCTGCACGTGGGCGGCACCGCCAAGGCCAGCGTTCTCACCGCCCGCGACCGCGAGATCTGCGAGGCCATCGGCCCCACCCTCAAGGAGCGCGGCCTGATCTTCGTGGGCATCGACGTCATCGGCGATTACCTCACCGAGATCAACGTGACCTCGCCCACCGGCATCCAGCAGATCGATCGGTTCGATGGCGTGTGCATCGAGGGCCTGATCTGGGATGCCATCGAGCTTCGCAGGGCAGGTTCACCCGGCGCGGCAACCGCCTGATATTCCTTAAGAGAGTCCCCGCGCGATCAACGCATGCAGTTGCGGACGGCCCTGTCGGACGTCTGCGACTGCGTTTGTGGTTGGGAAAATCCGGTTGCCATGACCCCTCAACTGCAATCGCGGTTGAGGGGTCGGTGGCCCGATTGGCCGCAAGGACCCCACCATACGGCCTCGTGGCGACATGGCGGTGTTTATTCCTATATTCCCACCCCTCACCACCGGCTCGCCGGGTATGCCGCCTTCGCGGCGATCCGTCTCCCCCGGAAGCCATCGCCGCCGGTCCGCATCTTTAAAGCGATCTGTCCCTTCCCGGCCCGACCACATGGGACGGTGACGGAAACACCCTTCCGCGCCCCGTCGGGGTCCCGTCGGACCGCCCGGCATCGGTGCCGCGCCCCACCGATGCCACGCGCGGAGCGCGACGACCGGCAGTGACCGGGTATTCCGGGAGACCATGGTCGTCCACCGCCACCGTCCGGGACCGCCGGGCGCCGTCTCCGGCCGGTGAAGCCGATCCCGACCGCCGGTTCCGATCCGCGGAAGCCGGGTTACGGTGGCCGCGACAGCCGGCCCCGGGTCATAGGGGTTGCCCTTGAGCCTGCGGGCGAAACGAATCCCCCGCCCCGGCCGAGGACCCATGGGCCGGCCCACGATCACTCCTCCATAGGTTGTAGCCCGGCCGGGCCGGCTCGCACCCCCGGAAGCACTAGCATGAATTGTATACACTGGCTATGATGCCCGCGTTTCAACCGGATGCCCTCCCCATGACCACCCGTACCGCTACCGTCGCCTTTTCCGGCATCGACTGCCTCGACATCGACGTGCAGGTGCAGGTGGCCAACGGCATGCCGGCCTTCACCCTGGTCGGGTTGCCCGACAAGGCGGTGGGCGAAAGCCGCGAACGGGTACGCGCCGCCTTCAACGCCATCGGCCTGGCCCTGCCGCCCAAGCGTATCACCGTCAACCTGGCCCCCGCCGACCTGTTGAAGGAGGGCAGCCATTTCGACCTGCCCATCGCGCTCGGTCTGCTGGGCGCCATGGGCGTGCTGCCCGCCGACGAGATCGCGGGTTACGTCGCCCTGGGCGAGCTGGGCCTGGACGGCTCCATCGCCCCGGTGGCCGGGGTGCTGCCCGCCGCCATCGCCGCCAATGCCAGCGAGCGCGGCCTGATCTGCCCCCAATCCCAGGGCTCCGAGGCCGCCTGGGCCGGCGAGGTCGAGGTGCTGGCCGCGCCGTCCCTGCTTGGCCTGATCAATCATTTCAAGGGCAGCCAGATTCTCGCCCGCCCGGCGCCCCGGCGCCTGGAGGAGAACGGACCGTATCTGGACCTCAAGGACATCAAGGGCCAGGAATCGGCCAAGCGCGCCCTGGAAGTGGCCGCCGCCGGCGCTCATAATCTGCTGATGATCGGACCTCCGGGCTCGGGCAAGTCCATGCTGGCCGCCCGCCTGCCCGGCCTGCTGCCGCCCCTCGAGCCCACCGAGGCCCTGGAAGTCAGCATGATCCACTCGGTGGCGGGGCAACTGGCCGAAGGCCGCCTGCTGACCCGGCGCCCGTTCCGCGACCCCCATCATTCCGCCTCCGTGCCCTCCCTGGTGGGTGGCGGCATGCGGGCGCGGCCGGGCGAAGTCTCCCTGGCCCATAACGGCGTGCTGTTCCTGGACGAGTTGCCGGAATTCCAGCGCGGTGCCCTCGAGGCGCTGCGCCAGCCCCTGGAATCGGGCCGCGCCGTGGTGGCGCGCGCCAATGCCCACGTCACCTATCCCGCCCGCATCCAGTTGGTGGCCGCCATGAACCCCTGCCGGTGCGGCCATCTGGGCGACCCGGCCCTGGCCTGTTCCAAGGCACCCAGGTGCGGCCAGGACTACCAGTCCAAGATTTCCGGCCCGCTGTTCGACCGCATCGACCTGCATGTGGAGGTGCCGGCGGTCAGCCCCGCCGACCTCTCCCTGCCGCCGGCCGCCGAGGGTTCGGCCGAGGTGGCGTCCCGCGTCGCCGGCGCCCGCGCCCTGCAGCTGGAGCGTTACAAGGATACCGCCGTCCGCACCAATGCCGAGGCCGACGGAGAGCTGCTGATGCAGGTCGCCTCCCCCGACGAGGCGGGGCGCCGCCTGCTGACCGAGGCGGCGGAGCACATGCGCCTGTCGGCCCGCGGTTGGCACCGGGTGCTGCGCGTCGCCCGCACCCTGGCCGATCTCCAGGGCGCCGAAGCCGTCGGACGCCTGCATGTGGCCGAGGCCCTCTCATACCGAAGGCTGATGCCGGGCCGCGCGGGATGATGCTTATCGCCCTATGACCTCTGTGGGCATTGCGCCTTTTGCGTGCCCGGCCCCATGCTCGGAACAGCCGGTGAGAAATGGGGTCAATACCCGATGAATGCCTGTGCGCCGATAGATGGCTGCGCGCCAGCCCCGGGAAAGCGACGTTGCCACGACATGGCGATGATCGTCAGCGACGTGATCATGACGCTGGTCCGGGAAAAGGCCCAGGACGGCAAGGTCGACCTTCATGATCTCGAACGCATCGCCACGCTGATCAGCAGCGGCAGCATGGTGCTGGACACCGCCTATGTCCATCAGGAGGAATCCTGTCGCAAGTTCCACCAGATGCCTCGCGGCAATGTGGGGGCGCGCTCCAACCCGTTCCACCGCCTGATGGTGCGGCCCTTCGAGCATCTGCTGACCGGCGAGGCGATGGTGCTCCAGCGCAGCTACCTGCCCCATTATTTCGAATTTCTGGGACACGCCCTGGAAAAGCGGCTGGTGGCCTTCGAACGCCATTGCCGCACCATCATCCAGGCGCTGATGGTCATCCACGGCAACAACCTGACCTGGGACCAGTTCTATGCCGACGGCCGCACGGTCAAGACCCTGCAGGGAGCGCTGAAGCTGCTGCGCGCCTATCTGGACGGTCCCGAGGGCCAGCGGGTCTGGCATGCCTGCATGATGCGCCCCATCGGCGACCTGCCCCAACCCACGGTCGGTCAGGTCAACCATATCCGCCAGGTCCTGATGGAAACGGCGCGCGGGCTGGAAGCGGCGGAATAGAAGGGGGAAACAGTGGGCTGCCGCCCACCCCCGCTCGGGGCCAAAGGCCCCAAACCCCGTTCATTTGATTTACCAAACGAAAAGAGGGTTCGGGAGGCGTGCTTCCCGATAGGGACCGGGGCGAAGCCCCGGACTTGCCCTACGCCCCGGTCCTGGGCAGCATGTGGCCCAGCATGCGGCCGCCGAAGATGTGGATGTGCAGGTGCGGCACTTCCTGGTGGCCGTTCTCGCCGATATTGCTGAGCATGCGCCAGCCGTCCCCGGCCACGCCGGCCATCTCGGCCACCTTGCCGACGGCGCGCATCAGGGCGGCGATCTCGGCATCGCTGGCACGGGCCGAGAAATCGTTCATGGAGACATAGGCGCCCTTGGGGATCACCAGGATATGAACCGGCGCCTGCGGGTTGATGTCGTGGAAGGCCAGGGTGTGGTCGTCCTCGTGCACCTTCTTGCAGGGGATTTCCCCCCGGAGGATACGGGCGAAGATATTGTTGGAATCGTAGGCCATGGCTCTCTCCCTTGCAGGGGCCGTCACTTCTTGGCGCGCGACTTCTTCTCGTCGATGCCCGAGGTGCCGGTGCGCCGGGCCAGCTCGGCCCACACCTTGGCCGGCTCGACACCGCAATCGGCCCACAGCACCAGCAGATGATAGAGGGTATCGGCGCTTTCGCCCACCAGCTGCTCCTTGCCCTCGGACAGGGCGGCGACCACGGTCTCCACCGCTTCCTCGCCGAACTTCTGGGCAATCTTGCCGCGCCCGCGGGCGAACAGCTTGGCGGTATAGGACTTGTCGGGATCGGTGCCCTTGCGGCTGGCGATCACCGTGTACAGTTCCTCGAGAATCTTGCTGTCCTGCGCCACCGCACCCTCTCTTTACGCTTGTTCCAGACCGTCATCTTTCCCCAACGCCCCTGCCTAACAGATGGCGGCGGGCCTGTCACCCCCTCAAGCCTCGGCCTTCAGGGGCGAACGGGAATCCCGGCGGCACGCATGTGCGCCTTGGCCTGGGCGATGGTGTAGGTCCCGAAGTGGAAAATGGAGGCGGCCAGCACCGCGGTGGCATGGCCGTCGCGGATGCCTTCCACCAGATGGTCGAGGTTGCCCACCCCCCCCGAGGCGATCACCGGCACGGTGACGGCGTCGGCCACGGCGCGGGTGAGCGGAATGTTGAAGCCCTGCTTGGTGCCGTCGCGGTCCATGGAGGTCAGCAGGATCTCGCCCGCCCCGTATTCGGTCATGCGCCTGGCCCATTCCACCGCGTCGATGCCGGTGGGATTGCGGCCGCCATGGGTGAAGATCTCGAACTTGCCCGGCGCCACCTGCTTGGCGTCGATGGCCACCACGATGCACTGGCTGCCGAACTTCTCGGCGGCTTCGCGCACGAATTCAGGACGGTGCACGGCCGCCGTGTTGATGGACACCTTGTCGGCGCCGGCCAGCAGCAGCTTGCGGATGTCCTCGTTGACCCGCACGCCGCCGCCCACGGTCAGCGGCATGAAGCACTGCTCGGCGGTACGGCGCACCACGTCGTAGATGGTGTCGCGGTTCTCGTGACTGGCGGTGATGTCGAGGAAGGTCAGCTCGTCGGCGCCGGCCTTGTCGTAGAGCTTGGCCTGCTCGACGGGATCGCCGGCGTCGATCAGGTCGACGAAGTTGACTCCCTTGACCACGCGGCCGTCCTTGACGTCCAGGCAGGGGATGATGCGCATCTTGAGCATGGGCTCAGGCCTTCAGCAGCGCGATGGCCTGGGCCACGTCGATGCGCCCGTCATAGATGGCACGGCCCGAGATGACGCCTTCCAGCTTGGGATACGCCTTCAGCGCCTTGAGGTCGTCCAGCGACGACACGCCGCCCGAGGCGATCACCGGAATGGAGATGGCGTCGGCCAGGGCCGCCGTGGCCGCCACGTTGGGGCCGGCCAGCACGCCGTCGCGGTCGATGTCGGTATAGATCAGGGCGGCGACGCCGCAATCCTCGAACTTGGCCGCCAGTTCCAGCACGGTAAGGTCCGAGGTCTCGGCCCAGCCTTCCACCGCCACCTTGCCGCCCTTGGCGTCGATGCCCACCGCCACGCGGCCGGGAAAGCGCCTGCAGGCCTCCTTGACCAGGGCGGGATTCTTCAGCGCCACGGTGCCGAGGATCACCCGGCGGATACCACGCGCCAGCCAGTCCTCGATGGTCGCCATCTCGCGGATGCCGCCGCCCAATTGGACCGGCACCGAAACGGACTTGAGGATGCTGTCCACCGCCGCGCCATTGACCGGCTTGCCGGCGAAGGCGCCGTTGAGGTCGACCACGTGAATCCACTCGGCGCCCTTGGCGGCGAAGTCGCGGGCCTGGGCGCCGGGGTCGGTGTTGAACACCGTGGATTCCTCCATCAGGCCCAGCTTGAGCCGAACGCAGGCGCCGTCCTTGAGGTCGATGGCGGGGAACAGGAACATCTTTAGGGAGTCCACGTCAGGAAGTTGGAGATCACCCGCAGCCCGGTATTCTGGGACTTCTCGGGATGGAATTGGGTGCCGACCATGTTGTCGCGACCGATCACGGCGGTGACCGGCCCGCCGTAATCCACATGGGCGAGGCGATGGGCGGGATTGGCCGTCTCGAATTTGTAGGAATGGACGAAATAGGCATGGGCCTCGGCGTCCAGACCGGCCAGCAGCGGATGGGACGCATCGTCGGGCACCAATTGATTCCAGCCCATGTGCGGCACCTTGAGGCCCTGGGCCTCGACACCCAGCGGCACCACCTCGCCGGCGATCCAGCCCAGACCGGCATGCATGCCGTGCTCGCGGCCGATACTGGCCATCAACTGCATGCCGACGCAGATACCGAAGAACGGCGTGCCGCGGGCCAGTACCCGCTCGGTCAGGGTCTCGGCCATACCGGCGAGCGCCATCAGCCCGGCGCGGCAATCAGCGAAGGCGCCCACACCCGGCAGCACGATGCGCGACGCGCCTTCCACCACCTTGGGATCGTCGGTGACGACCACGGTAAGGCGAAGGCCGGCCTCGGCCACCACCCGCTCGAACGCCTTGGCGGCCGAGCGCAGATTGCCCGAGCCGTAATCGATGATGGCGACGGTACCGCTCACGACGATCCCCCCGGACGACGCGATGCGTCGCTCACAGCGATCCTCCCAGCGTCCCCTTGGTCGACGGCACGGAATCGGCCTTGCGCGGGTCGATCTCGACGGCGTCGCGCAGGGCGCGGGCCAGGGCCTTGAAGCAGCTTTCGACGATATGGTGATCGTTGTCGCCGTAGAGATTCTCCACGTGCAGGGTCGCGCCCGCCGCCCCTGCAAAGGCCTGGAACCACTCCTTGAACAGCTCGGTGTCCATGGTGCCCAGCTTGTCGCGGCCGAACGTCACCTTCCAGATCAGGTAGGGGCGGTTGGACAGGTCCAGCGCCACGCGGGTCAGCGCCTCGTCCATGGGCACATAGGCGGAGCCATAGCGATGGATACCCTTGCGGTCGCCCAGGGCCTGGGCCACCGCCTGGCCGATGGCGATGCCCACGTCCTCGGTGGTGTGGTGGGCGTCGATGTGCAGATCGCCCTTGGCCTCCACCTCGAGGTCCATCAGCGAGTGCCGGGACAACTGCTCCAGCATGTGGTCGAGGAAACCCACCCCGGTCTTGACGGCGTACTTGCCGCTGCCGTCCAGATCGACGGCGACCTTGATGCTGGTTTCGGTGGTATTGCGCGTGATGGCGGCCTTGCGCATGGGAACCTCCTTGATACTGCCCCGTTTAGTAACAGGATTGTGCGCCGCATGCCAGTCCGACCCCCAATTTTCTCGGGCATGGCTGCCCGCCTTTGCTATGATGCCCGCCCCTCTCCCTTCGGGTTCCGCTCCATGTCCGAGTCCTCCTTTCCCTCCTGGCACGGCACCACCATCTTGTGCCTGCGCAAATCGGGTCGTGTGGTCATCGCCGGCGACGGCCAGGTCAGCCTGGGCGCCACGGTGATCAAGGGCAACGCCCGCAAGGTCCGCAAGGTGGGCGGCGACACCATTCTGGTGGGCTTCGCCGGCGCCACCGCCGATGCCTTCACCCTGCTGGAGCGCCTGGAAGCCAAGCTGGAGAAGCATCCCGGCCAGCTCACCCGCGCCTGCGTGGAGCTGGCCAAGGACTGGCGCACCGACCGCTACCTGCGCCGGCTGGAAGCCATGATGGCGGTAGCCGACAAGGACGTGTCGCTGGTCCTGACCGGCCAGGGCGACGTGCTGGAGCCCGAGGACGGCATCATCGGCATCGGCTCGGGCGGCAATTACGCCCTGGCCGCCGCCCGCGCCCTGATCGACATCGACGGACTGGACGCCGAGGAGATCGCCCGCAAGGCCATGAAGATCGCCGCCGGCATCTGCGTCTACACCAACGGCAACATGATCGTGGAAAGCCTATGAGCGCCTCCGCCTTTTCCCCCCGCGAAATCGTTTCGGAACTGGACAGGTTCATCGTCGGCCAGAACGACGCCAAGCGCGCCGTGGCCATCGCGCTCCGGAACCGCTGGCGCCGCCAGCAATTGCCCGAGGCGCTGCGCGAGGAGGTCCTGCCCAAGAACATCCTGATGATCGGCCCCACCGGCGTCGGCAAGACCGAGATCGCGAGGCGTCTGGCCCGCCTGGCCCAGGCGCCCTTCCTCAAGGTCGAGGCCACCAAGTTCACCGAGGTGGGCTATGTGGGCCGCGACGTGGAGCAGATCGTCCGCGACCTGGTCGAGGTCGCCATCCTGATGACCCGCCAGCGCCTGCGCAAGCAGGTCACCGCCAAGGCGGAGATCGCCGCCGAGGAGCGCCTGCTCGACGCCCTGGTGGGTGAAGGCGCCGGCACCGAGACCCGCCAGAAGTTCCGCAAGATGCTGCGCGAAGGCGCCCTGGATTCCAAGGACGTGGAAATCCAGGTGGCCGATGGCGGCGGGGCCGGCATGCCGGCCTTCGACATTCCCGGCATGCCGGGCTCGCAGGTGGGAATGATCAATCTCAGCGACATGCTGGGCAAGGCATTCGGCGGCGGCCGCACGAAGCCGCGCAAACTGCCGGTCAAGGAAGCCCTCGAGGCCCTGACCGCCGAGGAATCCGACAATCTGCTCGACCAGGACAAGGTGGTGAAGGACGCCATCTGGATGGTGGAGAACCACGGCATCGTCTTCATCGACGAAATCGACAAGATCTGCGCCCGTTCGAGCGAGCACCACGTGGGCGGCGACGTCAGCCGCGAAGGCGTGCAGCGCGACCTGCTGCCGCTGATCGAGGGCACCACCGTCGCCACCAAGCACGGCCCGGTGAAGACCGACCACGTGCTGTTCATCGCGTCGGGCGCCTTCCATCTGGCCAAGCCCTCGGACCTGCTGCCCGAACTGCAGGGCCGCCTGCCCATCCGCGTCGAGCTGAAGGCCCTGACCCGCGACGATCTGGTGCGCATCCTCACCGAGCCCGAGGCCAGCCTGCTCAAGCAATACGAGGCTCTGCTCGGCACCGAGGACGTCACCTTGTCCTTCGAGCCCGATGCCATCGAGGCCATCGCCGATCTGGCCGCCGAGATCAATTCGACGGTGGAAAACATCGGAGCGCGGCGCCTGCAGACCGTCATGGAGCGCCTGCTGGAGGAGATCAGCTTCACCGCCCCCGACCAGCCCCCCGGCACGGCGATCGTCATCACCGCCGAGATGGTGCGCGACCGGGTCGGTGAACTGGCCAAGAAAGCCGATCTGGCCAAGTTCATCCTCTAACCTGTGCTCGTGGTATATGATTTCGATCATAACCCAGCGGGGTCGGCATGGATGATTGGGGCAAGGTTCTGGGTGGCATCCGCGCTACCACCCGCGGCCTGGAGGCGGGCGAGGCGCTGTTCCGGCAGGGCGACGAGGCCCGTGCCGTGTTTTGCGTGGAGCACGGCCGCCTGCGGCTGACGCGCCAGGGCGCCGATGGTTCGGCGGTGAGCCTGCACGTGGCCCGCGCCGGCTCGCTGTTCGCGGAAGACTCCCTGTTCGCCGCCCATTACCATTGCGACGCCACGGCGGAGACCGATGCCCGTGTGCGGGTCTATCCCAAGGCGGCATCGCTGCTGTTCCTGCGCGCCCATCCCGACCTCAACCTCGCCTTCTCCGCCTATCTCGCCCGCCAGGTGCAAAGGCTGCGCGGCCGTCAGGAGATCATGCGGCTGCCCGGAGCACGGGACCGGGTGGTGGCCTGGCTGACCCAGTTGGGCGCCGCCGACGGCATCGTCGCCCTGGACGGTCCCCTTTCGGCGGCGGCGGGCGAGATCGGCCTGACCCACGAAGCCCTTTACCGCACCCTGGCCGCCCTGGTGAGGGAGGGCAGGCTGGAGCGGCCGGACAGGCGGGTCTTTCGCCTGATCTGAAGAACTTTCTTAGTGGCAGAACGCCGGGAAATCCAGCATCGAGAGACAAAAGTAGGGTGAACACCGGATTCTGTTGCAGTGCATAAACCGTCAATGGCACTGTCCCATTGGAATTGATCCAATGGATTCGACCTTGATGAGTGGTGATGTCTTGGCCTTCGCTCGCAACGATGATGACCTGGGCGGTTATCGGTCGCTGTTCGAGAATGCGGTCGAGGGCATCTACCGCACTACCCCGGACGGCCGTTATCTCGACGCCAACCCGGCTTTGGCCCGCATTTACGGCTACAAGGACCCGGCGGAGCTGATCGCCGGGCTGACCGACATCGCCCGCGGACTCTATGTGGACCCCGCCGACCGCCAGCGTTTCCGCGAGGTTCTGGCCCGCGATTCGGTGGTGCGCAATTTCGAGGCCCGGGTGTGGACGCGGGGCGGCGAAATCATCTGGATCGCCGAGAACGCGCGTGCCGTCTATGACGGGCGCGGCCGTCTGGTCTGTTATGAAGGCACCGTCCAGGACATCACGGCACGCAAGCAGGCCGAGGAATCGCTGCGTCTGGCCGCCACGGTGTTCGAGACGGTGGGCGAGGCCATCGTGGTCACCGACCGCGAGCGGCGCATCCTGGCGGTCAACGCCGCCTTCGAGCGCATGACCGGATGGAGCGCCGACGAAGTCACCGGCCAGCCCTGCGATCTGCTGGCCGTCGAGATGATCGGGCTGCGCGAGATCGAGGAGATGTGGCGTCTGGCCGCCACCAGCGGCCAGTGGTCGGGCGAGACCTGGACGCGGCGGCGGGAATCCGAACCCTTTCCGGTGGCCCTGGCGCTGACCGCCGTGGACCAGGGGCCCGACGTACCGGAAGGCGACGGGCGCTTCGTGCTGCTGCTGCGCGACATCACCCGCAAGCGCCGCGACGAGCAGCGCATCCGCTTCCACGCCAGCCATGACGCCCTGACCCGCCTGCCCAACCGTCACACGGTGATGGAGGCCCTGGGCGAGGCCATCGTGCGGGCCGAGCAGACCGGCGAGCGTCTGGCCATGCTTTATCTCGACGTCAACCGCTTCAAGGACATCAACGACAGCTACGGCCACGCGGTGGGCGACGAACTGCTGCGTCAGGTGGCGCGCCGCCTCAAGGCCTGCGTGCGGGCCAGCGACATCATCGGCCGGCTGGGCGGCGACGAGTTCGTCATGCTGCTGCCCAGCGTCGGCGACCACTCGGCGGCCCAGGCCTGCGCCGGCAAGGTGCTTTACGCCTTCGCCGAACCCTTCGATATCGACGGCCTGCAGCTGTTCGCCGGCACCTCCATCGGCATCGCGCTTTATCCCGACGACGCCGAGGGGGCGGAAAGCCTGCTGTCGCGGGCCGATGCCGCCATGTACCACGCCAAGCGCGGCGGCCTGCCCTATAGCTGTTTCGATATGGAAATGGATCGTCAGGTGGCCGAGCGGGTCAGCCTGGAGAACGATCT harbors:
- the gshB gene encoding glutathione synthase, producing the protein MSLAVAIQMDPIESIDIDADSTFVLALEAEKRGHTLFHYLPRDLALRNGRVLARVRPLSVRRVRDDHFTLGEARTVDLAGMDVVLMRQDPPFDMAYITATHLLDHIHPRTLVVNDPTHVRNAPEKLLVTHFGGLMPPTLITSDREQIMDFRDEHKDIIVKPLFGNGGAGVFHLLPGDENLNSLLEMFTQLYREPVMVQRYLPEVRQGDKRIILVDGVAVGAVNRVPAEGEARSNLHVGGTAKASVLTARDREICEAIGPTLKERGLIFVGIDVIGDYLTEINVTSPTGIQQIDRFDGVCIEGLIWDAIELRRAGSPGAATA
- a CDS encoding histidine triad nucleotide-binding protein, which gives rise to MAYDSNNIFARILRGEIPCKKVHEDDHTLAFHDINPQAPVHILVIPKGAYVSMNDFSARASDAEIAALMRAVGKVAEMAGVAGDGWRMLSNIGENGHQEVPHLHIHIFGGRMLGHMLPRTGA
- the hisA gene encoding 1-(5-phosphoribosyl)-5-[(5-phosphoribosylamino)methylideneamino]imidazole-4-carboxamide isomerase, with the protein product MFLFPAIDLKDGACVRLKLGLMEESTVFNTDPGAQARDFAAKGAEWIHVVDLNGAFAGKPVNGAAVDSILKSVSVPVQLGGGIREMATIEDWLARGIRRVILGTVALKNPALVKEACRRFPGRVAVGIDAKGGKVAVEGWAETSDLTVLELAAKFEDCGVAALIYTDIDRDGVLAGPNVAATAALADAISIPVIASGGVSSLDDLKALKAYPKLEGVISGRAIYDGRIDVAQAIALLKA
- a CDS encoding BON domain-containing protein, whose translation is MTGVRPLLNVLIIAAMGGLLSGCAATVVGAGATAGVAAAEERGIDGAIDDLKIRTEINNLWFQKDVEMYRKVTLNISEGRVMLTGMVATEQARADAVRLSWQVGGVKEVLNEIQVVAAGESGWDQANDLWIQNKLKARLLTDGEVKNINYIIDVTDSVVYLLGIAQSSTELDRVIAHARDVSGVKRVISHVRLKTDPRRNGG
- a CDS encoding YifB family Mg chelatase-like AAA ATPase; translated protein: MTTRTATVAFSGIDCLDIDVQVQVANGMPAFTLVGLPDKAVGESRERVRAAFNAIGLALPPKRITVNLAPADLLKEGSHFDLPIALGLLGAMGVLPADEIAGYVALGELGLDGSIAPVAGVLPAAIAANASERGLICPQSQGSEAAWAGEVEVLAAPSLLGLINHFKGSQILARPAPRRLEENGPYLDLKDIKGQESAKRALEVAAAGAHNLLMIGPPGSGKSMLAARLPGLLPPLEPTEALEVSMIHSVAGQLAEGRLLTRRPFRDPHHSASVPSLVGGGMRARPGEVSLAHNGVLFLDELPEFQRGALEALRQPLESGRAVVARANAHVTYPARIQLVAAMNPCRCGHLGDPALACSKAPRCGQDYQSKISGPLFDRIDLHVEVPAVSPADLSLPPAAEGSAEVASRVAGARALQLERYKDTAVRTNAEADGELLMQVASPDEAGRRLLTEAAEHMRLSARGWHRVLRVARTLADLQGAEAVGRLHVAEALSYRRLMPGRAG
- the hisF gene encoding imidazole glycerol phosphate synthase subunit HisF, with protein sequence MLKMRIIPCLDVKDGRVVKGVNFVDLIDAGDPVEQAKLYDKAGADELTFLDITASHENRDTIYDVVRRTAEQCFMPLTVGGGVRVNEDIRKLLLAGADKVSINTAAVHRPEFVREAAEKFGSQCIVVAIDAKQVAPGKFEIFTHGGRNPTGIDAVEWARRMTEYGAGEILLTSMDRDGTKQGFNIPLTRAVADAVTVPVIASGGVGNLDHLVEGIRDGHATAVLAASIFHFGTYTIAQAKAHMRAAGIPVRP
- a CDS encoding transglutaminase-like domain-containing protein is translated as MTETAARVRERLTALGRVDDRDLDPAEPALLLAALGRAGRGAPLDIAPYLALLDGMAAELRAEAGECDHAQALALRLFHLLGRRHRFHGDDGEDEELGDLDLLTVMDRRRGGNDAIGLLALAVTRRAGMVAEGLAFPAHFLLRLGLDDGSRVIVDPLGGGQALAPPDLRAMLKAAAGLEAELEPAHYAAMSNRDLLLRLGNAAKLRLLRLGHVERALAMVESLLLVAPDAALLWREAGLMHMRLDHTAQAIAALEQFLSRTPSAQAKARTLALLAELKRRMH
- a CDS encoding phosphoribosyl-ATP diphosphatase; protein product: MAQDSKILEELYTVIASRKGTDPDKSYTAKLFARGRGKIAQKFGEEAVETVVAALSEGKEQLVGESADTLYHLLVLWADCGVEPAKVWAELARRTGTSGIDEKKSRAKK